The Sesamum indicum cultivar Zhongzhi No. 13 linkage group LG6, S_indicum_v1.0, whole genome shotgun sequence genome has a segment encoding these proteins:
- the LOC105165797 gene encoding probable aquaporin NIP5-1 → MGDYEVGMGSGTVSAPATPGTPTPLMPSGLRVDSLSYDRKSMPRCKCLPVDAPTWGAPHTCLTDFSAPDISLTRKLGAEFVGTFILIFGATAAPIVNQKYNGAETLIGNAACAGLAVMIVILSTGHISGAHLNPSLTIAFAALRHFPWAHVPAYIAAQVSASICASFALKGVFHPFMSGGVTVPSVTTGQAFALEFLITFNLLFVVTAVATDTRAVGELAGIAVGATVMLNILVAGPSSGGSMNPVRTLGPAVAAGNYKSIWIYLVAPTLGAVAGAAIYTLVKLRSEDEEEPRQVRSFRR, encoded by the exons ATGGGAGATTATGAAGTAGGGATGGGGAGTGGGACGGTGTCGGCACCAGCAACGCCGGGGACGCCAACTCCTCTAATGCCGTCGGGGCTGCGGGTGGACTCATTGTCTTACGATCGGAAGTCAATGCCTCGGTGCAAGTGCCTCCCAGTTGACGCGCCCACTTGGGGTGCTCCTCACACCTGCCTCACCGACTTCTCTGCCCCTGATATCTCTCTGACTCGCAAG CTTGGAGCAGAGTTTGTGGGTACATTCATCCTGATATTCGGGGCAACTGCTGCCCCAATAGTGAACCAAAAGTACAACGGAGCCGAAACGCTCATTGGTAACGCAGCATGTGCGGGTCTGGCCGTCATGATTGTCATCCTCTCCACCGGCCACATCTCTGGAGCCCACCTCAACCCCTCCCTCACCATTGCATTTGCCGCTCTCCGCCACTTCCCTTGGGCTCACGTTCCCGCCTACATTGCTGCTCAGGTATCTGCCTCCATTTGCGCATCATTTGCTCTTAAAGGCGTATTCCATCCTTTCATGTCCGGCGGAGTCACTGTTCCCTCCGTCACCACCGGCCAAGCATTCGCTCTTGAGTTCCTCATTACTTTTAATCTCCTCTTTGTCGTTACTGCCGTCGCCACTGATACCCGCGCC GTTGGAGAATTAGCAGGAATAGCTGTCGGAGCTACTGTTATGCTTAATATTCTGGTGGCTGG GCCATCCAGCGGTGGCTCCATGAATCCAGTGCGAACACTAGGGCCAGCAGTTGCAGCTGGGAATTACAAGTCGATATGGATATATCTGGTGGCACCGACGCTTGGAGCTGTTGCTGGGGCAGCTATCTACACCTTGGTCAAGCTCCGATCTGAAGACGAAGAAGAGCCCCGCCAGGTTAGGAGCTTCCGCCGCTAG